The window TCTCGCGCGATTATCCGAAGGCTGGCAAGGGCCCCGACAGCCTGCTCAAGCTCGGCATGTCCTTGAACGGGCTCGGCGCGCGCGACCAGGCCTGCGCCACCTTCGCCAAGGTCGGCGTCGATTATCCGGCCGCCTCGAATAGCGTGCGTCAGGGCGTAGAGCGCGAGCAGCGGCGCGCCCGCTGCGCTTGACCGCGGCGCCTCCAGAGACTGCTGGATACGAACCCCTGACGGCGGCGGACGCCCGCTGTCCTGTTTGCTCCGCTCGCGGGCGAGGACGCACTGGTCATCGCGGTGTCCGGCGGGCCGGATTCCGTTGCTCTCCTTGCGCTTCTCGCCGAATGGGCCGCCCGCGGCCGCCCGCGGCTCCTGGCTGTCACCGTCGATCACGGCCTGCGCCCCGAGGCGGCAGAGGAAGCGCTGATGGTCGCCCTGCTCTGCGCCGGACTTGGTGTCGAGCATCGCACAAAGCGCTGGCTGGGCCATAAGCCGCAGACCGGCTTGCAGGAGAAGGCACGGGCCGCCCGCTACGCCCTGCTTACGGAGGAAGCGCAGGCGTTTGGCGCTGCCGCTATCGTCACCCGCCCATACCCTCGACGACCAGGCCGAGACCTTGCTGATCCGTATGCCGCGGGCTCTGGCCTTGCCGGTCTCGCGGGGATGGCTGCCCGCAGCTCGGTGAACGGAGTCGTCCTCGCAAGACCGCTGCTCGGCGTCGAGAAAGCCCGGCTCGTCGCGACCTGCGAAGCGCGCGGGCTCTCCTTCGTACGCGATCCGTCCAACGACGATCCGCGCTTCGCACGTATCCGCTGGCGCGGGCTGTTGCCGGAGCTGGCGCAAGACGGGTTGACCGCCGAGCGGCTCGGTCAGCTCGCCCGCCGGCTGGCAC is drawn from Bosea sp. Tri-49 and contains these coding sequences:
- the tilS gene encoding tRNA lysidine(34) synthetase TilS, with the translated sequence MSGGPDSVALLALLAEWAARGRPRLLAVTVDHGLRPEAAEEALMVALLCAGLGVEHRTKRWLGHKPQTGLQEKARAARYALLTEEAQAFGAAAIVTRPYPRRPGRDLADPYAAGSGLAGLAGMAARSSVNGVVLARPLLGVEKARLVATCEARGLSFVRDPSNDDPRFARIRWRGLLPELAQDGLTAERLGQLARRLARADEALDAFAVRALGDLACRRGGWRALVRFSRGFATSLRRSSFGAWLSHSPRRRTVTMRPTCRWRLARLEDCAQALIAATREGRALRRTLGGFRLSLTDDGVLTLMREGERRRGVHPATV